The sequence below is a genomic window from Serratia nevei.
ATGCTGTCGACCACCACGATGGTCAGCGCCGGCAGCCGAGGCGTGGCGGCATAGGTGTTGACCGCCACCGAGTGGGTCAGCGCGTTCTGATCGGTATCGTCGTAATCTTTCAGCTGGTTTTGCGCTTTGGGGTTGTCCCCCAGCACTTCGCTACTGACGCGGGTGTCGGTGTCGATTTCGTAGAAGCCGGACTCCTCCAGCCACTCCTTGTTGATCAGTTTCTCCAGCTCCGGCACTTTGCGCTGGCTCCACAGCAGGTTGCCTTTATCGTCGTAGATAAACACCAGCGTCGGGAAGTTGAGATCGATATCGGGGGGAATGGCGATGGTGAGCTTGTTGTCTTTCCACTGCGCCAGGCTGAAGAACAGGTTGCTCTCGCCGCGCAGCAGGCGGAAGGCGGTCTTGTCGAAGCTGACGATGTAGCCGACGACCGCCACCAAACCGTAAGAGAGCGACAGCGCCAGGATCACCCCGGCGGTCGCCATCAGGAAGCGGGCGCGCAGCGAAAACGGTTTTTTATTCTTGTTGAACATCATGTTCACTTCGCGTCAAAACGATAGCCCTGGCCACGTACCGTGGTGATCACTTCATGCGGGTATTCCGCCTGCACCTTTTTACGCAAGCGGCCCATCAGCACGTCGATGGTGTGGCTTTCGCGCAGTTCGGCGTCCGGGTAGAGTTGCAGCATCAACGAATCCTTGCTCACCACCTTGCCGGCGTTGCGGATCAGGGTCTCGATGATGGTGTATTCAAAAGCGGTCAGTTTGATTTGCCGATCGTTAACGCTCAGTTCGCGGCGCGACAGATCGATCTGGAACGGCGGCAGCACGATCACCTGCGAAGCCAGGCCGCTGTTGCGGCGCATCAGCGCCTGCATGCGGGCGATCACTTCTTCCAGGTGGAACGGCTTGGTGACATAGTCGTCGGCGCCGGCTTCCAGCACCGCCACTTTGTCCTGCCAGCTTTCACGGGCGGTCAGCACCAGGATCGGCAGCTTGGTCTGGTGTGCGCGCCAGCGGCGGATCAGGCTCAGGCCGTCTTCGCCCGGCAGGCCGAGATCGACGATGGCGATATCCGGCGCGTGTTCCTGCAGGAAGTAATCGGCTTCCTTGGCGTCTTCGGCCGCGTCGACCTGATGGCCCATCTCGCGCATCTGAACGGAAAGGTGGTGGCGCAGCAAACCATTATCTTCAACAACCAGTACTCGCATGGCGAACTCCTGTGACTGTGCGGGTGAACGTCCTGTCACCCACGCGATAAAAGGGAACACGCTCTGCGGCGTGTCAGGGGATAACGCGGCCACCTGAACCATTTTGGCAAAAAATGCTGAGGTTATGGTAGGTATAACCCGCTCGGCCCGCAAGAGAGCCGAAGCAATGTATTAAAATAAGCGTTATCAATTTGTTCGCCGACATTATCGGCAAGCTCTGATAAACGTCGGATAAACAGCGGCGGGGCAACGTTAAACGCACCTTAAACGCGGTGGGCATTGCCGGCAGGCGGAAGGGTGAACCGGACCGCTTGAAAAGCTTTAAAGGTACTAATAAGGTATTATGGATGTATCGGCACACTTTTCAGGAGCGACGGATGAAGCAGTTAACCCAGGCAGAACGCATAGCGGGCGCACTTTACGGACAGATGCTGGGCGACGCGCTCGGCA
It includes:
- the phoP gene encoding two-component system response regulator PhoP, with the protein product MRVLVVEDNGLLRHHLSVQMREMGHQVDAAEDAKEADYFLQEHAPDIAIVDLGLPGEDGLSLIRRWRAHQTKLPILVLTARESWQDKVAVLEAGADDYVTKPFHLEEVIARMQALMRRNSGLASQVIVLPPFQIDLSRRELSVNDRQIKLTAFEYTIIETLIRNAGKVVSKDSLMLQLYPDAELRESHTIDVLMGRLRKKVQAEYPHEVITTVRGQGYRFDAK